TTAAATATATTGGAGAAATCTACTTTAAAAAAGACAGGAAAGTTGAATTAATTGATAAATCTGAAAGGGATTTAGACACTTTAAAAGTCAAATTTCCATCTTTAGAAATTCACAAATAAATTATCGAAGGTTCCAACTTATAACATAAACCAATAAAATATAAAAACTTTACAATGTCTCGTCCTGAAAAACTCTATAAGCACGAGCGAGACACCCACACCAAACTTGCTCTGCGAAGTCCCCGACTTCGTAGCGACAATGCAGGACAATAGTCAAAAAGAATATTAGAATTAGTGCTAAGCCAGGAGGCTTCGCAGCGAATAAAAGGGAAAAATATTTTGATAGCATTTCTAAATATTTATATAATAAACCGAAAAAATGAAATACATAAACAAAACATTTGACCTCATAATACTTGAAATATTATTTTTTAACTTTTTCTTATTTATCAGTTCGAACTCATTTAACTACTACTTCAATAATAAATTCTACGAAGGTTTTCAAGTTGCAGTCTCAAATATTGTTTTCACAATTTTAACTTTACCTCTTCTTGCTCTATTATTTTTTAAAAAAGATTTTGCAAACTTTAGAGAAGTAGGTTATATAGTTTTAATAATCTTCATTTCTGTTTTTTTAGGATTTAAAATCCCGTTTGCAATTCTACCATTTGTAATTGGGTATGAAATCTTCCGCCTTGGAACGCAAATAAAAAAAAGAATATTAAAATATAGACACGAGCAGGATGCCCACACAAACCTTAAAACATAAAACACACATAATTTCCAATCAAGAAAACTATGTGTGTTTTTAATAAATGAAATGTCTTTTTCAGACAATTCAAAAACTATGTCTCTATATGTTTAAGAAAATTAATTCTCAGCTTTTTTTCTCTTGCTGTGTGAAGTCCCTTGCTGTGCGAAGTCTCCCGACTTCGTACCCATTCCAATAAGCAAATAAAGAAATATAACAGATGTTTGGATAAATTGGAATGGATTAAGCAGTGTGTACGAAGTCAGGAGACTTCGCACAGCGCATAACTTTTAATAATATTTTAGTTTTTGAGAGACTTGGGAGAGCGAGTGCAGAAGTTAATCTCTCATATTTATAATGTTATTTGAGAGTATAATAGATGATAAAATTCCATCATAAAAAGCAAAATTTAAATAAGATTTTTTATTATCATCTTTAATTATCAAGTTAACGCCTGCTGCTCTTTCAAATGGTGTAACTGGCAGTCCTGAAGCATTTTTATATGAATTAGGGAAAATAGTTTTAAATTGAGATAATTTAAAACTACGAGATAAAAATATTTTTTTGCCATTATATTTTAAATTTATTATTATTTTTGAAACATCGAAATTAAAATAATACAGAAAGGCATCCTCTTTAATTATTACTAAAGATACTTCATCGTTTGAATATTTAAAAGCATTATTTGCGTTTTTTGTTAAAAATTTCTCTTTTTCATACTCAGAAAATTTCTCTTTCATAACTAACTTTCCAAAATATTTCTCTAAATTTTGAATACTTCCATATTTAAAAAATACTTGATGCCCATCAATTTCAATATTTTTAAACAATATCGTATCATATTTTTTATCTTGGGAGAATAAATTACTCACAATTAGAAATAGCCCAATCATATAATATTTTTTCATAATTATTTTAGTTCTTGATAAAAAATATTTGCGGCATGTGTTGTTAGTATTTCAAAACAAGGTGTATATTTAAGTCTGTCTTGTTTGTTTATAACTTCGTATTCTCTTGCTGTGCAAAGTCTCTCAACTTCGTACCCGTAACAATAAGCAAATAAAGAAATATAAAAGATGCTTGGATAAAATTGGAATTGATTATAGCAGTGTGTACGAAGTCGGGAGACTTCGCACAGCGCATAGCTTTTAATAATATTTTAGTTTTTGAGAGACTTCGGAGAGCGGGGCTAATCAAATTCTTTATTATTAATTTTTAATGATTTAATAGCCTCTTCAATATTTTTAGGTTTTTTAGCAACATCTAAAAGCTTCAGTTTAGATTGATATTCTCTGTAATAGTAAGCTGTTGCATTGGAATATCTAACTCTGTTTCCAACAATAGAATCAAAAAAAGTTTTCTTATTTTTATACAAATACTCATTGTCTGAAGCTCTCTCATTTATTGACCTGTCAATAGTATATACAATATATTTATTGTTTTCCTTGACAAATATTTTATTGAAGCTATTTTCGCCTAAAATATTTTCCACCATTCCATTTTTACCATATTTATAAGTAAAATTATAATTAAAAAATAGGCCATCAGTTTGATGATTTTTATTTTTTATTTTTGCTTTAATAATCTTAAATCTATTATCTTCCTTTTGATTTCTCCAATTTTTATTTAATGGTCTTAAAGACTGTTCATAATCTCCATATCCATCTTTTAAGAAAAAAGTCAAATCTAAAACTGATTTTTCAGTAAGTATTTTTTGTTTTAAAAAACTATAATATGCTTTGTTTACTTGATAGGTATCGTTATTAACAATAATAATATTTTGATTATTAAAAGTGACTTTTATATCATCTCCCATTGAACAATAAAACGTTATTGATTGATTATTTTTCTTTTTTGACCAAAAGGAAAATTTTTCAGGTTTTTCATTTAAATCCTTATTTAATTTATAGATTGTAACAGTATCATATTTTTTCGAAAAAATACCTATAAAATTTTCAGTTCTTTCTCCATCCCCTTTAGTATAGGTGCTATCACCCCGATCATTATATGTATAATTTCCTTCATCAACATATATATCTTTTACAAAAGCAAGTGTATATCTAGAATTGTTTTTTTTAGCTTTCGAGCTACAAAGGAGCAACAACAAACAAGTAAGGGAAAGGATATTAATTATTTGTCTCATTTTTTAATAGATATTTCACTTGTTAATCTGATTTTTGTTTTTTTCCAAAAAATACTTTTTCCAGCACTAATTGTACCTGAAATTCCATAGGTCTCTTTTGAATCTGTTTTATAATAAAAACTCCCTGACTTCCAATAATTTTGGTTATCAAAATCTGAGGCAGGAAGTTTATATTTAACACCTGAAGGCTCATCTACCATTTCGAATGTTGGTTTACCATCTTTATCTAGTATATCTTTGCCATCTTTTCCTTTTACTTGCTTCTTCATTTTTTTTGTCAAATCTTCATGGGTTCCTTTATCATTTTTTGTGTCATGGACATATTTTTTCATTATAGGATATCTAATAGAAGTCCCATTAGCTGACAAATAACTATCATAGACATCTTTAGGAATTTCAATAAATTTAAAATCATCAAATTTATTACTTCCAAGTTTATTATAGATATTCATTTCTGAATCTCCCCAAGCAAGAAAATCTGTACCATCCCAAAAAGTTGCACCATTGGTCAAATCTTCTTCTCCTGTCAGTACGTAAAAGAGAGCTTTTCTTGTCAATTTATCTTTTTCATTATGTAATTCTTCTAATAATTCTTCTTTTCCAGGAACAGATGAGTATGTCCCTGCTAGTGCTTGTTTCCATTTGCTTTTTCCATTTTTTTTCAAAGTTTCATTTTTCGAATAATTAAAACTACTATAAGCAATACATTTGAGTTCTTTAAAATCATTTCCTCCAGCTTCCATTTTAACGACATAAGCAATGTAGCAAAAATCCGAATGAGTTATATTTTCATCATTCTCTTTCAATAGTTTGGTATTGTTATAAGTTAAAAGATCATTTCCGTTTTTATCTTTTTGTGTAGATTTCCCATCACAAACGTAAACATCATTTACACTTCCTTCAAAATCAGACTCGTTTATCTTACCTTCAAAAGTACCATCTTTATTGTAAAAATGTCCGTTTATGTTTATAATACGATCTATATTAGGTATAGGTGCGCCCAAAGTATTAAGATTTGTAATTTCGTTTCGTTGTCCGCAATCCCAAATTGTAATATCGACTCCTCCATATTCGCATTTTATGGTACTTCTTAAAAGTACTGCCAACTCATCCTGAAAATATACGGTTCCGGGATTTTTCCATTCACCAAGTTTCATGACTGATGCACAAGGGCTGGAACTTAAAAAGCTTTTTTTGCAATTGCCTTTAAATATCAAACTCGTCATGTCATTCTCAACCACTGTAACAACACGTTTGTCTTGTATACTTGGCGTATCATAATTTGCCTTTAAGTCACCTTCAGGAATGGTGCATGAATGGCATCTAATTTTGGCGCCGTCAATAACAAATTTTAAACCATTTTTAGCTTCTTGCTTTTCCTCTCTTTGTTTTCTAAGTAAAGTATTATCCGGTTTTGCCATTATAGTGAGATTTTATAAATGTTATACATAAGGGTTGTTTTTTCTTTTTCTATTTCTATAATCGCTAAATCTATTTGGTCTTCCCTATATTCCATAATACCGTCATATTTTATAAAATCATTACTTTCCGCTGGCGTTCCTTCTATTGCATAAGTACTGAAACTTTCATCTTTTGGATAAAAACATTCTGTTATCAATGTAGTATTACAGTCTAATAGTTTTCTTTTCCGTTCGATATTGTATGAGTTCCTAAATAAGCTTGAAAAATATAA
This genomic interval from uncultured Flavobacterium sp. contains the following:
- a CDS encoding PAAR-like protein — encoded protein: MAKPDNTLLRKQREEKQEAKNGLKFVIDGAKIRCHSCTIPEGDLKANYDTPSIQDKRVVTVVENDMTSLIFKGNCKKSFLSSSPCASVMKLGEWKNPGTVYFQDELAVLLRSTIKCEYGGVDITIWDCGQRNEITNLNTLGAPIPNIDRIININGHFYNKDGTFEGKINESDFEGSVNDVYVCDGKSTQKDKNGNDLLTYNNTKLLKENDENITHSDFCYIAYVVKMEAGGNDFKELKCIAYSSFNYSKNETLKKNGKSKWKQALAGTYSSVPGKEELLEELHNEKDKLTRKALFYVLTGEEDLTNGATFWDGTDFLAWGDSEMNIYNKLGSNKFDDFKFIEIPKDVYDSYLSANGTSIRYPIMKKYVHDTKNDKGTHEDLTKKMKKQVKGKDGKDILDKDGKPTFEMVDEPSGVKYKLPASDFDNQNYWKSGSFYYKTDSKETYGISGTISAGKSIFWKKTKIRLTSEISIKK